The following coding sequences lie in one Lolium perenne isolate Kyuss_39 chromosome 2, Kyuss_2.0, whole genome shotgun sequence genomic window:
- the LOC127330287 gene encoding uncharacterized protein → MDSKRKEYAEWADMAAILQRAWKRFINTVPGEWKPELTFRDYPCMRQEKGNNLCGYYVCTFMRDMSCPKGGDPQIHHTRMTRLRDTLITADQIKAIQEEIAGFFITEVLTPGGEHYRKIVTLDDIRSGKVVL, encoded by the exons atggactcgaaacgtaaagaatatgcggaatgggcggacatggctgccatcctccagag ggcttggaaacggttcatcaatactgttccgggtgaatggaaaccggagcttacatttagagattaccct tgtatgaggcaggaaaaagggaataacttatgtggatactacgtctgcaccttcatgcgtgacatgtcctgtcccaagggtggggatccccaaatacaccacactcgt atgacacgcctgcgggacactctcataacagcggatcaaataaaagcaattcaagaggaaatcgcgggattctttattaccgaggtccttaccccaggtggagagcactatcggaagatcgtgacgttggacgatattcgttcaggaaaagttgtattgtaa